The following are from one region of the Erwinia billingiae Eb661 genome:
- the mazG gene encoding nucleoside triphosphate pyrophosphohydrolase: MNALDRLLGIMKTLRDPEGGCPWDREQTYATIAPYTLEETYEVLDAISREDFDDLQGELGDLLFQVVFYAQMANEEGRFNFDDICNTISDKLERRHPHIFADVKVSGSQDVLTHWEQIKTRERAEKAQHSALDDIPRALPALMRSHKIQKRCSNVGFDWHTLGPVLDKVYEEIDEVMHEAKQAVVDQQKLEEEIGDLLFATVNLSRHLGSKAEIALQKANDKFERRFRQVEQIIADQGLAMQDATLEQMEAAWQQIKARE; the protein is encoded by the coding sequence ATGAATGCACTCGATCGCCTGCTGGGCATCATGAAAACCCTGCGCGATCCTGAAGGCGGTTGCCCGTGGGACCGCGAGCAGACTTACGCCACCATCGCGCCTTACACCCTTGAAGAAACCTACGAAGTGCTGGATGCCATCAGCCGTGAAGATTTTGACGATCTGCAGGGCGAGCTGGGTGATTTGCTGTTCCAGGTGGTGTTTTATGCGCAGATGGCCAATGAAGAAGGGCGCTTTAACTTCGACGATATCTGCAACACTATCAGCGATAAGCTGGAACGCCGCCATCCGCACATTTTTGCCGACGTGAAGGTTAGCGGCAGTCAGGATGTGCTGACTCACTGGGAGCAGATTAAAACCCGTGAGCGGGCAGAGAAAGCGCAGCATTCGGCACTGGATGATATCCCGCGCGCGCTGCCGGCCTTGATGCGCTCGCACAAAATTCAGAAGCGCTGCAGTAACGTCGGCTTCGACTGGCATACGCTTGGGCCGGTGCTGGACAAAGTGTATGAAGAGATCGATGAAGTGATGCATGAGGCTAAGCAGGCGGTCGTCGATCAACAGAAGCTGGAAGAGGAAATTGGCGACCTGCTGTTTGCCACGGTGAATCTGTCGCGGCATCTGGGCAGCAAAGCCGAAATCGCGCTGCAAAAAGCCAACGACAAATTCGAACGCCGCTTCCGTCAGGTTGAGCAGATCATTGCCGATCAAGGGCTGGCGATGCAGGACGCAACGCTCGAACAGATGGAAGCCGCCTGGCAGCAAATCAAAGCCCGCGAGTAA
- the eno gene encoding phosphopyruvate hydratase gives MSKIVKVIGREIIDSRGNPTVEAEVHLEGGFVGMAAAPSGASTGSREALELRDGDKSRFLGKGVTKAVAAVNGPIANAVTGKDAKDQANIDKIMIDLDGTENKSQFGANAILAVSLAAAKAAAAAKGMPLYEHIAELNGTPGKFSMPLPMMNIINGGEHADNNVDIQEFMIQPVGAKTLKEAIRMGSEVFHTLAKVLKSKGMGTAVGDEGGYAPNLGSNAEALAVIAEAVKAAGYELGKDITLAMDCAASEFYKDGKYVLAGEGNKEFTSEEFTHFLEDLTKQYPIVSIEDGLDESDWAGFAYQTKVLGDKIQLVGDDLFVTNTKILKEGIDKGIANSILIKFNQIGSLTETLAAIKMAKDAGYTAVISHRSGETEDATIADLAVGTAAGQIKTGSMSRSDRVAKYNQLIRIEEALGARAPFNGLKEVKGQ, from the coding sequence ATGTCCAAAATCGTTAAAGTCATCGGTCGCGAAATCATCGACTCCCGTGGAAACCCGACCGTTGAAGCTGAAGTGCACCTGGAAGGCGGTTTCGTAGGTATGGCTGCTGCACCATCAGGCGCTTCTACCGGTTCTCGCGAAGCGCTGGAACTGCGTGACGGTGACAAATCTCGTTTCCTGGGTAAAGGCGTAACGAAAGCCGTTGCTGCGGTTAACGGCCCTATCGCTAACGCGGTAACGGGTAAAGACGCGAAAGACCAGGCAAACATCGACAAGATCATGATCGATCTGGACGGTACCGAGAACAAATCCCAGTTCGGCGCTAACGCCATTCTGGCTGTTTCTCTGGCTGCTGCGAAAGCCGCTGCTGCTGCCAAAGGCATGCCGCTGTATGAGCACATCGCTGAGCTGAACGGTACCCCGGGCAAATTCTCTATGCCACTGCCAATGATGAACATCATCAATGGCGGCGAGCACGCCGACAACAACGTCGACATCCAGGAATTCATGATCCAGCCTGTGGGCGCAAAAACCCTGAAAGAAGCCATCCGTATGGGTTCTGAAGTTTTCCACACCCTGGCGAAAGTGCTGAAGTCTAAAGGTATGGGTACGGCTGTGGGTGACGAAGGTGGCTACGCGCCTAACCTGGGTTCCAACGCAGAAGCGCTGGCGGTTATCGCTGAAGCGGTAAAAGCAGCAGGCTACGAGCTGGGCAAAGACATCACCCTGGCGATGGACTGTGCAGCATCTGAATTCTACAAAGACGGCAAGTATGTGCTGGCGGGTGAAGGCAACAAAGAATTCACCTCTGAAGAGTTCACTCACTTCCTGGAAGACCTGACCAAACAGTACCCAATCGTCTCTATCGAAGACGGTCTGGACGAATCTGACTGGGCTGGCTTCGCATACCAGACTAAAGTACTGGGCGACAAAATCCAGCTGGTGGGCGACGACCTGTTCGTAACCAACACCAAGATCCTGAAAGAAGGTATCGACAAAGGTATCGCTAACTCCATCCTGATCAAATTCAACCAGATCGGTTCTCTGACCGAAACTCTGGCTGCGATCAAAATGGCGAAAGATGCTGGTTATACCGCAGTGATCTCTCACCGTTCAGGTGAAACCGAAGACGCCACTATCGCTGACCTGGCGGTAGGTACTGCAGCGGGCCAGATCAAAACCGGTTCTATGAGCCGTTCTGACCGTGTTGCTAAGTACAACCAGCTGATCCGTATCGAAGAAGCGCTGGGAGCACGTGCGCCATTCAACGGTCTGAAAGAAGTTAAAGGTCAGTAA
- the relA gene encoding GTP diphosphokinase: MVAVRSAHLNTAGEFALDQWITSLGISNPQSCERLAETWRYCEEATRNHPDAALLLWRGVEMVEILSMLSMDNESLRAALLFPLANTHVVSEEVLEEHFGKAIVSLVHGVRDMDAIRQLKATHNDSMAPEQVDNVRRMLLAMVEDFRCVVIKLAERIAHLREVKDAPEDERVLAAKECTNIYAPLANRLGIGQLKWELEDFCFRYLHPDEYKRIAKLLHERRIDREGYIDTFVQSLRTEIVKEGVKAEVYGRPKHIYSIWRKMQKKSLTFDELFDVRAVRIVAERLQDCYGALGIVHTLYRHLPSEFDDYVANPKPNGYQSIHTVVLGPKGKTVEVQIRTRQMHEDAELGVAAHWKYKEGGTGGNARGAAGHEERIAWLRKLIAWQEEMADSGEMLDEVRSQVFDDRVYVFTPKGDVVDLPAGSTPLDFAYHIHSDIGHRCIGAKISGRIVPFTYQLQMGDQIDIITQKQPNPSRDWLNPNLGYVTTSRGRSKIHAWFRKQDRDKNVVAGRQILDSELDHLDISMKEAEKLLLPRYNVNSLDELLAAIGGGDIRLNQMSNFLQSKLHKPSAEEEDREALRQLTQKSAAPRSKESGRVVVEGVGNLMHHIARCCQPIPGDDIVGFITQGRGISIHRADCDQLTDLTSHAPERIVDAVWGESYSSGYSLVVRVTANDRSGLLRDITTILANEKVNVLGVSSRSDTKKQLATIDMDIEIYNQQVLGRVIARLNQVPDIIDARRLH; this comes from the coding sequence ATGGTTGCGGTAAGAAGTGCACATTTGAATACGGCTGGCGAGTTTGCACTCGACCAATGGATCACCAGTTTGGGGATCTCTAATCCGCAGTCATGTGAACGACTGGCCGAGACCTGGCGCTATTGCGAAGAAGCCACCCGGAATCATCCTGACGCGGCGTTGCTGCTGTGGCGAGGCGTTGAGATGGTGGAAATCCTCTCAATGCTCAGTATGGACAACGAAAGCCTGCGGGCTGCGCTGTTGTTCCCACTCGCCAACACCCACGTCGTCTCTGAAGAGGTGCTGGAAGAGCACTTCGGTAAAGCCATTGTCTCACTGGTGCACGGCGTGCGTGATATGGACGCCATCCGCCAGCTGAAAGCCACCCACAATGATTCCATGGCGCCTGAGCAGGTGGATAACGTCCGCCGGATGCTGCTGGCGATGGTGGAAGATTTCCGCTGCGTGGTGATCAAACTCGCCGAGCGCATCGCCCACCTGCGCGAAGTGAAGGATGCGCCGGAAGATGAGCGCGTGCTGGCGGCGAAAGAATGTACCAATATCTACGCGCCGCTGGCGAACCGCCTCGGCATCGGCCAGCTCAAATGGGAACTGGAAGATTTCTGCTTCCGCTATCTGCATCCCGACGAATACAAACGCATCGCCAAATTGCTGCATGAAAGGCGCATCGATCGTGAAGGTTACATCGATACCTTTGTGCAATCCCTGCGCACGGAGATTGTGAAAGAGGGCGTCAAGGCAGAAGTCTATGGTCGTCCGAAACACATCTACAGCATCTGGCGCAAGATGCAGAAAAAGTCGCTGACCTTTGACGAGCTGTTTGACGTGCGCGCGGTGCGTATCGTGGCCGAACGCCTGCAGGATTGCTACGGTGCGCTGGGGATTGTGCACACGCTCTATCGCCATCTGCCCAGCGAATTCGACGACTACGTCGCCAATCCGAAACCGAACGGTTACCAGTCAATCCATACCGTGGTGCTGGGGCCGAAAGGCAAAACCGTTGAAGTGCAGATCCGTACCCGCCAGATGCATGAAGATGCCGAGCTGGGCGTCGCCGCGCACTGGAAATACAAAGAGGGTGGCACCGGCGGCAATGCGCGCGGTGCGGCAGGTCATGAAGAACGTATTGCCTGGCTGCGTAAGCTGATTGCCTGGCAGGAAGAGATGGCGGACTCCGGCGAAATGCTGGATGAGGTGCGTAGCCAGGTGTTTGACGATCGGGTGTATGTGTTTACCCCGAAAGGCGACGTGGTGGATTTGCCTGCGGGTTCAACCCCGCTCGACTTTGCCTATCATATCCACAGCGATATCGGCCACCGCTGCATCGGTGCCAAGATCAGCGGGCGCATCGTGCCCTTTACCTATCAGCTGCAGATGGGCGACCAGATCGACATCATCACCCAGAAGCAGCCGAACCCAAGCCGCGACTGGCTGAACCCGAACCTCGGGTATGTCACCACCAGCCGCGGGCGCTCAAAAATTCATGCCTGGTTCCGTAAGCAGGATCGTGACAAGAACGTGGTGGCGGGTCGTCAGATCCTCGACAGCGAGCTGGACCATCTTGATATCAGCATGAAAGAGGCAGAGAAGCTGCTGCTGCCGCGCTACAACGTTAACTCGCTGGACGAGCTGCTGGCCGCCATCGGCGGTGGCGATATCCGCCTTAACCAGATGAGCAACTTCCTGCAGTCGAAGCTGCACAAGCCCAGTGCTGAGGAAGAAGATCGCGAGGCGCTGCGTCAGCTCACGCAGAAATCAGCGGCACCGCGCAGCAAAGAGAGTGGCCGGGTGGTGGTCGAAGGCGTCGGCAATCTGATGCACCATATCGCGCGCTGCTGCCAGCCCATTCCGGGCGACGATATCGTCGGCTTTATCACCCAGGGACGCGGGATCTCGATCCACCGCGCCGACTGCGATCAGCTGACCGATCTGACCTCGCATGCGCCGGAACGGATTGTTGATGCAGTGTGGGGCGAAAGCTACTCCAGCGGTTATTCGCTGGTGGTGCGCGTCACCGCCAACGATCGTAGCGGCCTGCTGCGCGATATCACCACCATTCTGGCCAATGAAAAGGTCAACGTGCTGGGTGTTTCCAGCCGCAGCGACACCAAAAAGCAGCTGGCGACCATCGATATGGATATTGAGATCTACAACCAGCAGGTGCTCGGAAGGGTGATTGCGCGGTTGAACCAGGTTCCAGACATCATCGACGCCAGGCGCTTGCATTAA
- the rlmD gene encoding 23S rRNA (uracil(1939)-C(5))-methyltransferase RlmD → MAQFYSAKRRVTTRQIIIVTVNDLDGFGQGVARHNGKALFIAGALPGEQVEVDITEDKRAWARGKTRKILKASPDRVTPKCPHFTECGGCQQQHVSPALQQSSKAQALSRLLSQQTGQPAEVDTILSGEAYGYRRRARLGLSYQPRSKTLQMGFRKAGSNDLVSLTQCPILKPELNALIAPLHQVLSTLHAVSTLGHIELVLADNGPLLVLRHLEPLIAEDREKLEQFSHKHKVALYLAAESDTLEQVNGEMPFYRIHDLTLTFSPRDFIQVNGALNEQMVSQALAWLDLQPEDRVLDLFCGMGNFTLPVGKVVKNVTGVEGVAALAAKGGYNAALNNLNNVSFFQHNLEEDVTRQPWAAEGFNKVLLDPARAGAAGVMDHIIKLAPERVVYVSCNPTTLARDSQSLLTSGYQLERITLLDMFPHTGHVESMVLFSRK, encoded by the coding sequence ATGGCGCAATTCTACTCTGCAAAACGGCGCGTGACGACCCGCCAGATCATCATAGTGACGGTTAATGACCTCGATGGATTTGGCCAGGGCGTGGCCAGGCATAATGGTAAAGCGCTGTTTATCGCAGGCGCGCTGCCGGGTGAGCAGGTGGAAGTCGATATCACCGAAGATAAACGCGCCTGGGCCAGGGGGAAAACGCGCAAAATCCTCAAGGCCAGCCCGGACCGCGTCACGCCAAAATGCCCGCACTTCACCGAATGTGGCGGCTGCCAGCAGCAGCACGTCTCACCTGCTTTACAACAGAGCAGCAAAGCCCAGGCGCTGTCGCGTCTGTTGAGCCAGCAAACCGGTCAGCCGGCCGAGGTCGATACCATCCTTTCCGGTGAGGCGTATGGCTATCGCCGTCGTGCCCGGCTGGGCCTCAGCTACCAGCCGCGCAGCAAAACGCTGCAAATGGGATTCCGCAAGGCGGGCTCCAACGATCTGGTCTCTCTGACGCAATGCCCTATTTTAAAGCCCGAACTTAATGCATTGATCGCGCCGCTGCATCAGGTGTTGAGCACTTTACACGCAGTCAGCACCTTAGGGCATATCGAGCTGGTGCTGGCCGATAACGGCCCGCTGCTGGTGTTGCGCCATCTTGAGCCATTAATTGCTGAGGATCGTGAAAAACTGGAACAGTTTTCGCATAAGCATAAGGTGGCGTTATACCTGGCAGCAGAAAGCGATACGCTGGAGCAGGTAAATGGGGAGATGCCGTTCTACCGCATCCATGACCTGACCCTGACGTTCAGCCCGCGCGATTTTATTCAGGTCAACGGCGCGCTGAACGAGCAAATGGTAAGCCAGGCGTTAGCATGGCTCGATTTACAACCGGAAGATCGGGTGCTTGACCTGTTTTGCGGCATGGGAAACTTCACGCTGCCTGTAGGAAAAGTCGTTAAAAATGTTACGGGTGTGGAGGGCGTTGCAGCATTAGCGGCAAAGGGTGGTTATAATGCCGCCCTGAATAATCTGAATAATGTCAGCTTCTTTCAGCACAATCTGGAAGAGGACGTGACGCGGCAGCCATGGGCCGCAGAGGGATTTAACAAGGTGTTATTGGATCCGGCCCGTGCCGGGGCGGCAGGCGTGATGGATCACATCATTAAACTTGCGCCCGAACGCGTGGTCTATGTTTCCTGTAATCCGACTACACTTGCTCGGGATAGTCAGAGTCTTCTGACCTCCGGCTACCAATTGGAAAGGATTACGCTGCTTGATATGTTTCCGCATACCGGGCACGTGGAATCCATGGTGTTATTTAGCCGAAAATAG
- a CDS encoding amidohydrolase family protein has product MQTVQQSRRNFLSTGARMTAGSALLASGMAGAATVNNASASVPCDDASQTKTLADAHYVLRNVRLEEGFEREGEMIIATHTALYDLEINHGKIVAISQVKARAASALPAYDAQGMLLLPATRDMHIHLDKTFYGSHWEAPRPRKGKTIMDMIAREQMLIPQLLPHSVEHAEAIIGLLQSKGTTVARSHCNIDPVSGLKSLEHLQIALQKHQQDFSCEIVAFPQHGLLHANVDGLMREAMQMGVQYVGGLDPTNVDGAMEKSLDAMFQIALDSHKGVDIHLHETTPAGIAAVKYMISTVEKNPQLKGKVTLSHGFALSVMQGNELEEVIHGLAEQQFTVASTVPIGKLSMPLPQLSEKGVLVMTGTDSVIDHWSPFGTGSMLEKANLYAQLYGNSDEFGLTRSLAIATGNILPLSDAGQRQWPAVNDAAEMMLVDASCSAEAVARVPAVQANFHQGRLVFGQLKKA; this is encoded by the coding sequence GTGCAAACCGTTCAACAAAGCCGCAGGAACTTCCTCTCTACCGGCGCCAGAATGACCGCTGGCAGCGCCCTTCTTGCCTCTGGGATGGCAGGCGCCGCAACCGTCAACAATGCATCGGCAAGCGTACCCTGCGACGATGCCAGCCAGACCAAAACCCTCGCTGATGCGCATTACGTCCTGCGAAACGTCAGGCTGGAAGAGGGATTTGAGCGCGAAGGCGAGATGATTATCGCCACGCACACCGCGCTCTACGATCTGGAAATCAATCACGGCAAAATCGTCGCGATAAGTCAGGTTAAGGCGCGCGCGGCCAGCGCCCTGCCCGCCTACGATGCACAGGGCATGCTGCTGCTGCCCGCCACGCGCGATATGCATATCCATCTGGATAAAACCTTTTACGGCAGCCACTGGGAAGCGCCACGCCCGCGCAAAGGCAAAACCATCATGGATATGATTGCCCGTGAGCAGATGCTGATCCCGCAGCTGCTGCCGCATTCCGTGGAGCATGCCGAAGCGATCATCGGGCTGTTGCAATCCAAAGGCACCACCGTTGCCCGCAGCCACTGCAATATCGATCCGGTCAGCGGCCTGAAAAGCCTGGAGCATTTGCAGATTGCCTTGCAGAAGCATCAGCAGGACTTCAGCTGTGAGATTGTGGCGTTTCCACAGCATGGCCTGCTGCACGCTAACGTCGATGGCCTGATGCGTGAAGCGATGCAGATGGGCGTGCAGTACGTTGGCGGCCTCGATCCCACTAACGTCGATGGCGCAATGGAGAAGTCGCTGGATGCGATGTTCCAGATCGCGCTGGATAGCCACAAAGGCGTCGATATCCATCTGCACGAAACCACCCCAGCGGGCATTGCCGCGGTGAAGTACATGATCAGCACCGTCGAGAAGAACCCGCAGCTGAAGGGCAAGGTCACGCTGAGCCACGGCTTTGCGTTATCGGTAATGCAGGGAAATGAGCTGGAAGAGGTGATCCACGGCCTGGCCGAGCAGCAGTTTACCGTGGCTTCCACGGTGCCGATTGGCAAACTCTCGATGCCGCTGCCGCAGTTGAGTGAGAAAGGCGTGTTGGTAATGACCGGCACCGACAGCGTGATCGATCACTGGTCGCCGTTTGGCACCGGCAGCATGCTGGAGAAAGCCAACCTGTATGCCCAGCTGTACGGCAACTCCGACGAGTTCGGCCTGACCCGTTCGCTGGCGATTGCCACCGGCAATATTTTGCCGCTGAGCGATGCCGGGCAGCGTCAGTGGCCGGCGGTCAATGATGCGGCAGAGATGATGCTGGTCGACGCCAGCTGCTCTGCCGAAGCGGTCGCCCGCGTACCGGCGGTGCAGGCCAACTTCCATCAGGGAAGACTGGTGTTCGGACAGCTGAAAAAGGCATAA
- a CDS encoding acyltransferase family protein: MKYRADVDGLRALAVLPVIAYHMGISGIPGGFTGVDIFFVISGYLICGIIYNGAMNNTFSYLDFYKRRSLRILPPLFVVMLTTLAFGYYHLLPAQFSDLSNSSLATLLFSSNIFFWKTTGYFAGPAELKPLLHTWSLAVEEQFYIIFPVILLLVVRFFRQRTTQVMLLIIAVSLMLSIYAVTRKPTFTFYMLPTRAWELALGGIIAVAGLEAKMAKVSQGIKHLMSLAGLGLILFGFLWLNTDKPFPAWNAIWPCLGSFLIILAGQKAAVSRVLALKPIVYIGMISYCLYLWHWPIIVYSRMFANFAPGVREMVIAGLSLLLAVASRYLIEIPFRYKLAVFSPGRIVAASVVGLVLMASGTFYKGHLDNNAGQFSTDALALAKYTQYKDMPEFNYQYRLGRCFVDGKSEEDKPFDRDYCLKTSDTAKNYVLIGDSHAAHLWRALSLAAGQGINVIQATSAGCKPLYQQSLRNPCTDLVDYVYGSWIPKHKIDGIIISARWAPEDIAPLKATLQHLKGVSDNVIVMGPTIEYSEALPDLLAYQTDGRKDLVASSIDHSIKQTDSAMKQAMVDAQTRYISVYSIICPGDICRGLASDGHPISNDYGHFTLSGAKDVAKQAMTEMHQDNFM; the protein is encoded by the coding sequence ATGAAATACAGAGCGGATGTTGATGGACTGCGGGCGCTGGCGGTGTTGCCGGTAATCGCCTATCACATGGGAATATCCGGGATCCCGGGCGGGTTTACCGGCGTGGATATCTTCTTCGTGATATCAGGCTACCTTATCTGCGGCATTATTTACAATGGCGCTATGAACAACACCTTCTCCTATCTGGATTTTTACAAACGCCGCAGCCTGCGCATTCTGCCGCCGCTGTTTGTGGTGATGCTGACCACCTTAGCCTTTGGCTACTACCATCTGCTGCCGGCGCAGTTCAGCGATCTCAGCAACAGTTCGCTGGCCACGCTGCTGTTCTCGTCCAACATCTTCTTCTGGAAAACCACCGGCTACTTTGCCGGGCCAGCCGAACTGAAGCCGCTGCTGCATACCTGGTCGCTGGCCGTTGAAGAGCAGTTCTACATTATCTTCCCGGTGATCCTGCTGTTGGTGGTGCGCTTCTTCCGTCAGCGCACCACGCAGGTGATGCTGCTGATTATCGCCGTGTCGCTGATGTTAAGCATCTATGCGGTGACACGAAAACCGACCTTCACTTTCTATATGCTGCCAACCCGGGCCTGGGAACTGGCGCTGGGCGGCATCATTGCGGTTGCCGGTCTGGAAGCGAAAATGGCGAAGGTCTCGCAGGGGATTAAACATCTGATGAGCCTGGCAGGGCTCGGGCTGATCCTGTTTGGCTTCCTGTGGCTCAACACCGATAAACCCTTCCCGGCATGGAATGCCATCTGGCCCTGTCTCGGCAGCTTCCTGATTATTCTTGCCGGGCAAAAAGCGGCGGTTTCCCGCGTGCTGGCGCTGAAGCCGATCGTCTACATCGGCATGATCTCCTACTGCCTGTATCTGTGGCACTGGCCGATTATCGTTTACAGCCGGATGTTCGCGAACTTTGCGCCTGGCGTTCGCGAGATGGTTATCGCTGGCCTGTCGCTGCTGTTGGCGGTCGCCTCTCGTTACCTGATTGAAATCCCCTTCCGCTACAAGCTGGCGGTGTTCAGCCCGGGCAGAATTGTGGCGGCGTCGGTGGTGGGGCTGGTGTTGATGGCTTCCGGCACCTTCTATAAAGGGCATCTCGACAACAATGCCGGCCAGTTCTCCACGGATGCGCTGGCGCTGGCGAAATATACCCAGTACAAGGACATGCCCGAATTTAACTATCAGTACCGACTGGGCCGCTGCTTTGTGGACGGTAAAAGCGAGGAAGATAAACCGTTCGATCGGGATTACTGCCTGAAAACCTCAGACACGGCGAAAAATTACGTGCTGATTGGCGACAGCCATGCGGCCCATCTGTGGCGGGCACTCAGCCTGGCGGCCGGGCAGGGCATCAATGTGATTCAGGCCACTTCGGCAGGCTGTAAGCCGCTGTACCAGCAGTCGCTGCGCAACCCTTGTACCGATCTGGTGGATTATGTCTACGGCTCGTGGATCCCCAAACACAAGATTGACGGCATCATCATCTCCGCACGCTGGGCACCGGAAGACATTGCGCCGCTGAAAGCCACACTACAGCATCTGAAAGGCGTGTCGGACAACGTGATCGTGATGGGCCCGACCATTGAGTATTCGGAAGCGTTGCCGGACCTGTTGGCCTATCAGACCGACGGCCGTAAAGATCTGGTGGCGTCGTCGATCGACCACAGCATCAAACAGACCGACAGCGCGATGAAGCAGGCGATGGTGGATGCGCAGACCCGCTACATCTCGGTTTATTCCATCATTTGTCCGGGCGATATCTGTCGTGGGCTGGCGTCGGATGGTCATCCCATCTCCAACGACTATGGCCATTTCACCCTGAGTGGCGCAAAAGACGTGGCGAAACAGGCGATGACCGAGATGCATCAGGACAACTTTATGTAA
- the pyrG gene encoding glutamine hydrolyzing CTP synthase, whose protein sequence is MTTNYIFVTGGVVSSLGKGIAAASLAAILEARGLNVTIMKLDPYINVDPGTMSPTQHGEVYVTDDGAETDLDLGHYERFIRTKMSRRNNFTTGRIYSEVLRKERRGDYLGATIQVIPHITNAIKERIIEGGEGHDVVLVEIGGTVGDIESLPFLEAIRQMAVQVGREHTLYMHLTLVPYMAAAGEVKTKPTQHSVKELLSIGIQPDVLICRSDRAVPANERAKIALFCNVPEKAVISLKDVDSIYKIPGMLKSQGLDDFICKRFNLNAPEANLAEWEQVIYEEANPGGEVTIGMVGKYVELPDAYKSVIEALKHGGLKNRVTVNIKLIDSQDVETRGVELLKDLDAILIPGGFGYRGVEGKLMTARYARENNVPYLGICLGMQVALMEFARNVAGMEGANSTEFVPDCKYPVVALITEWRDEEGNVEQRTEQSDLGGTMRLGSQQCQLTTDSLVHQLYGSETIVERHRHRYEVNNMLLKQIEAAGLRVAGRSGDDQLVEIIEIPDHPWFVACQFHPEFTSTPRDGHPLFAGFVKAASDYQKRLAN, encoded by the coding sequence ATGACAACGAACTATATTTTTGTGACCGGCGGGGTCGTATCCTCTCTGGGAAAAGGCATTGCCGCAGCCTCCCTGGCCGCTATTCTTGAAGCACGCGGTCTTAACGTGACCATCATGAAACTGGACCCGTACATCAACGTGGACCCAGGCACCATGAGCCCAACTCAACACGGCGAAGTGTACGTCACCGACGACGGCGCAGAGACCGATCTGGATTTGGGTCACTACGAGCGTTTCATCCGCACCAAGATGAGCCGTCGTAACAACTTCACCACTGGCCGTATCTACTCAGAAGTCCTGCGCAAAGAGCGCCGGGGCGATTATCTGGGCGCGACCATTCAGGTTATTCCGCATATCACCAATGCCATCAAAGAGCGCATCATCGAAGGCGGTGAAGGCCATGATGTGGTGCTGGTTGAAATTGGCGGCACCGTGGGTGATATCGAATCCCTGCCATTCCTTGAAGCTATCCGCCAGATGGCGGTTCAGGTTGGCCGCGAGCACACCCTGTATATGCACCTGACGCTGGTGCCTTACATGGCCGCCGCTGGCGAAGTGAAAACCAAGCCAACTCAGCACTCGGTAAAAGAACTGCTGTCCATCGGTATTCAGCCAGACGTGCTGATTTGCCGTTCCGATCGCGCCGTACCCGCCAACGAACGTGCGAAAATCGCCCTGTTCTGTAACGTGCCGGAAAAAGCGGTAATCTCGCTGAAAGATGTTGATTCCATTTATAAAATCCCGGGCATGTTAAAATCCCAGGGTCTGGATGACTTTATCTGTAAGCGCTTCAATCTGAATGCACCGGAAGCGAACCTGGCCGAATGGGAACAGGTGATCTACGAAGAAGCCAATCCGGGCGGCGAAGTGACTATCGGTATGGTCGGCAAATATGTCGAGCTGCCAGATGCGTACAAGTCAGTGATTGAAGCCCTGAAGCACGGTGGTCTGAAAAACCGTGTGACGGTAAACATCAAGCTGATCGACTCGCAGGATGTTGAAACCCGCGGTGTCGAATTGCTGAAAGATTTGGATGCTATTCTTATCCCTGGCGGCTTCGGCTACCGTGGTGTGGAAGGCAAACTGATGACCGCCCGTTACGCGCGTGAGAACAACGTTCCTTACCTCGGCATTTGCCTGGGTATGCAGGTTGCGCTGATGGAATTCGCCCGTAACGTCGCCGGAATGGAAGGCGCAAACTCCACGGAATTTGTGCCAGACTGTAAGTATCCGGTGGTGGCATTGATCACCGAATGGCGTGATGAAGAAGGCAATGTTGAGCAGCGCACCGAGCAGAGCGACTTAGGCGGCACCATGCGTCTGGGCAGCCAGCAGTGCCAGCTGACCACCGACAGTCTGGTTCACCAGCTGTACGGTTCAGAAACCATTGTTGAGCGTCATCGCCATCGTTATGAAGTCAACAATATGCTGTTGAAGCAGATTGAAGCGGCTGGATTACGTGTGGCAGGCCGCTCCGGGGATGACCAGCTGGTGGAGATCATTGAGATCCCTGACCATCCATGGTTTGTTGCGTGTCAGTTCCATCCGGAATTCACCTCAACCCCGCGTGACGGTCACCCGCTGTTTGCTGGCTTTGTGAAAGCCGCCAGCGACTACCAGAAGCGTTTGGCAAACTAA